Proteins encoded together in one Chelonoidis abingdonii isolate Lonesome George chromosome 1, CheloAbing_2.0, whole genome shotgun sequence window:
- the LOC142046297 gene encoding uncharacterized protein LOC142046297: MLKGTLMELHDFLSPALKCKNTTMRAAITVHKRVVITLWKLAMPDSYQSVGNQFGVGKSTVGAAVIQVTNMIEELLLSRVVTLGNVQVIVDGFAAMGFPNCGGAIDGTHIPILAPEHQGSQYINRKGYFSMMLQALVDHKGCFTNINVGWPRKVHHARIFRSSGLFEKLQQGTFFPDQKITVGDVEMAIVILGDPAYPLMPWLRKPYTGSLDSRQELFNYRLSKCRMVVGCAFGRLKALWRSLLTRIDLSKTNIPIVITACFMLHNICESNGETFMVGWEVEANCLAADYVQPDTRVVSRVQDGVVRIGAALKTSFMTGQATV, translated from the coding sequence ATGCTTAAGGGCACTTTGATGGAACTTCATGactttctttcccctgccctgaagtgcaagaataccacaATGAGAGCAGCcatcacagttcacaagcgagtggtgataaccctgtggaagcttgcaatgccagacagctaccagtcagtcgggaatcaatttggagtgggcaaatctactgttggggctgctgtgatccaagtaaccAACATGATCGAAGAGCTGCTGCtgtcaagggtagtgactctgggaaacgtgcaggtcatagtggatggctttgctgcaatgggattccctaactgtggtggggcgatagatggaacacatatccctatcttggcaccggagcaccaaggcagccagtacataaaccgcaaagggtacttttcaatgatgctgcaagcactggtggatcacaagggatgtttcacgaacatcaacgtgggatggccaagAAAGGTACATCACGCTCGAATCTTCAGGAGCTCTGGTCTGTttgaaaagctgcagcaagggacttttttcccagaccagaaaataaccgttggggatgttgaaatggcAATAGTTattcttggggacccagcctaccccttaatgccatggctcaggaagccgtacacaggcagcctggacagtaggcaggagctgttcaactataggctgagtaaatgcagaatggtggtaggatgtgcatttggacgtttaaaagcgctctggcgcagtttactgactcggatagacctcagcaaaaccaatattcccattgttattactgcttgctttatgctccacaatatctgtgagagtaacggggagacgtttatggtggggtgggaggttgaggcaaattgcctggccgctgattacgtgcagccagacaccagggtggttagcagagtacaggatGGCGTGGTGCGCATCGgagcagctttgaaaaccagtttcatgactggtcaggctacGGTGTAA